In Streptomyces sp. SN-593, a single genomic region encodes these proteins:
- the dhaK gene encoding dihydroxyacetone kinase subunit DhaK: MKMLINVPETVVPDALRGFAAVHTDLTVDVERRVIVRRGAPYDGQVGLVSGGGSGHEPLHGGFVGRGMLTAACPGEVFTSPVPDQMVRAAAAVDSGAGVLFIVKNYTGDVLNFDMAAELAEDEGVQVAKVLVNDDVAVTDSLYTAGRRGTGATLFVEKLAGAAADEGAPLDRVAAIAHQVNEVSRSFGVALSACSTPSKGGPTFDLPEGELELGVGIHGEPGRERRAMMTSGEIADVAVDAVVEDLRPDAPVLLLVNGMGATPLLELYGFAAEVHRVLAARKVAVARTLVGNYVTSLDMAGASVTICQADEELLRLWDAPVSTPALRWGC; the protein is encoded by the coding sequence GTGAAGATGCTGATCAACGTACCGGAGACCGTCGTCCCGGACGCGCTGCGGGGCTTCGCTGCGGTGCACACCGACCTGACCGTCGACGTCGAGCGCCGGGTGATCGTCCGCCGCGGGGCCCCGTACGACGGGCAGGTCGGGCTGGTGTCGGGGGGCGGGTCGGGACACGAGCCGCTGCACGGCGGCTTCGTTGGGCGGGGCATGCTCACCGCCGCGTGTCCGGGCGAGGTCTTCACCTCTCCGGTGCCGGACCAGATGGTCCGGGCCGCGGCGGCGGTGGACAGCGGCGCGGGGGTGCTGTTCATCGTGAAGAACTACACCGGCGACGTGCTCAACTTCGACATGGCCGCCGAACTCGCCGAGGACGAGGGCGTCCAGGTGGCGAAGGTGCTGGTCAACGACGACGTGGCGGTGACCGACAGCCTCTACACGGCCGGCCGGCGCGGCACCGGGGCGACGCTGTTCGTCGAGAAGCTCGCGGGCGCGGCGGCCGACGAGGGCGCTCCGCTGGACCGGGTCGCGGCCATCGCCCACCAGGTCAACGAGGTGTCCCGCAGCTTCGGGGTGGCGCTCAGCGCGTGCAGCACCCCGTCGAAGGGCGGTCCGACGTTCGACCTACCCGAGGGCGAACTGGAGTTGGGCGTCGGCATCCACGGCGAGCCGGGCCGCGAGCGCCGCGCCATGATGACCTCCGGCGAGATCGCCGACGTGGCCGTGGACGCGGTCGTCGAGGACCTGCGCCCCGACGCGCCGGTCCTGCTGCTGGTCAACGGCATGGGCGCCACGCCGCTGCTGGAACTGTACGGTTTCGCGGCCGAGGTGCACCGGGTCCTGGCCGCCCGCAAGGTCGCGGTGGCCCGTACGCTCGTCGGCAACTACGTGACCTCGCTCGACATGGCGGGCGCCTCCGTGACGATCTGTCAGGCCGACGAGGAGCTGCTGCGGCTGTGGGACGCGCCCGTCTCGACCCCGGCGCTGCGCTGGGGCTGCTGA
- a CDS encoding response regulator, with the protein MSGYAPEGPGPGSERRAGERPGGDAAGTDGDRPVRVVVADDQTAIREALAVVLDLQPGLDVVATARDGAEAVAAAAEHAPDVILMDLNMPRTDGVEATRQVTERFPDVAVVVLTTLSDEQDILAALGAGARGYLTKESGRQDIARAVRAAAAGQAVLDPAVQERLLAAAVKSAAPVERPGAGLAPDLTPRETEVLTLIGEGLTNRGIAERLVVSEATVKTHINNLFAKAQLRDRAHAVKYAFLHGLVRARG; encoded by the coding sequence ATGAGCGGGTACGCCCCGGAGGGGCCAGGACCGGGATCGGAGCGCCGTGCCGGGGAGCGGCCGGGCGGCGACGCGGCGGGGACCGACGGGGACCGGCCGGTGCGGGTGGTCGTCGCCGACGACCAGACCGCGATCCGCGAGGCGCTGGCGGTGGTCCTCGACCTCCAGCCGGGCCTGGACGTGGTGGCCACGGCACGCGACGGCGCCGAGGCGGTGGCCGCCGCGGCGGAGCACGCCCCCGACGTGATCCTGATGGACCTCAACATGCCGCGGACGGACGGCGTGGAGGCGACCCGGCAGGTCACCGAGCGCTTCCCGGACGTCGCCGTGGTGGTGCTGACCACGCTCTCCGACGAGCAGGACATCCTCGCGGCGCTGGGCGCCGGCGCGCGCGGCTACCTGACCAAGGAGTCCGGCCGGCAGGACATCGCCCGCGCGGTGCGGGCCGCCGCGGCCGGCCAGGCCGTGCTCGACCCGGCGGTCCAGGAGCGGCTGCTGGCGGCGGCCGTCAAGAGCGCGGCCCCGGTGGAGCGTCCGGGCGCCGGGCTCGCCCCCGACCTGACACCCCGGGAGACGGAGGTGCTCACCCTCATCGGCGAGGGCCTGACCAACCGGGGGATCGCCGAGCGGCTGGTGGTCAGCGAGGCCACCGTGAAGACCCACATCAACAACCTCTTCGCCAAGGCGCAACTGCGCGACCGCGCGCACGCGGTGAAGTACGCGTTCCTCCACGGGCTGGTGCGGGCCCGTGGATGA
- a CDS encoding glutamate racemase, which produces MKIGLVDSGIGLLAAAAAVRRMRADADLVLASDPEGMPWGPRTPGDVAARALDCARAAAAHGPDVLVVACNTASVHALPALRAAFEPGLPVVGTVPAIKPAAARHRDVAIWATPATTGSGYQRGLIAEFGNGARITEVPCPGLADAVQHADADAVAAAVAAAAALTPSGVGAVVLGCTHYELVADRIAAALPGAVLYGSADAVAAQALRRVAPTPGGGTVEVVLSGRPAPLPAAALAYPQGAGLAVTAATA; this is translated from the coding sequence GTGAAGATCGGGTTGGTGGATTCGGGGATCGGGCTGCTGGCCGCCGCCGCGGCCGTACGGCGGATGCGGGCGGACGCGGACCTGGTCCTCGCCTCGGACCCGGAGGGCATGCCCTGGGGCCCGCGAACCCCTGGCGACGTGGCCGCGCGGGCCCTGGACTGCGCGCGGGCCGCGGCGGCCCACGGGCCGGACGTCCTCGTCGTGGCGTGCAACACCGCGTCCGTGCACGCGCTGCCCGCGCTCCGGGCGGCCTTCGAACCCGGGCTGCCCGTCGTGGGCACCGTGCCGGCGATCAAGCCCGCGGCGGCCCGCCACCGGGACGTGGCGATCTGGGCCACCCCGGCGACGACCGGCAGCGGCTACCAGCGCGGGTTGATCGCCGAGTTCGGCAACGGCGCGCGGATCACCGAAGTCCCCTGCCCGGGGTTGGCCGACGCGGTGCAGCACGCCGACGCGGACGCCGTCGCCGCGGCGGTCGCCGCGGCGGCGGCCCTCACCCCGTCGGGCGTAGGCGCCGTCGTCCTGGGGTGCACCCATTACGAGCTCGTCGCGGACCGGATCGCCGCGGCCCTGCCCGGCGCCGTCCTGTACGGCTCGGCGGACGCCGTGGCGGCCCAGGCCCTGCGCAGGGTCGCCCCCACCCCGGGCGGCGGCACCGTCGAGGTCGTCCTCAGCGGCCGCCCCGCTCCCCTGCCCGCCGCCGCGCTGGCCTATCCGCAGGGTGCCGGGCTCGCCGTGACGGCCGCCACGGCCTGA
- the dhaL gene encoding dihydroxyacetone kinase subunit DhaL: protein MNAAPEQPELPADIDADLLRRWLDTATSVIEREAARLTELDSPIGDADHGSNMRRGFLAARTAIGQEPPDTPGGVLVAVGRQLISTVGGASGPLYGTLLRRTGKALGDAPAVTAAQLRDGLKAGVEGLCQLGGAVPEDKTMVDALVPALDAFTAALDAGDGTAVALTAAARAAEEGAVATTPLRARKGRASYLGDRSIGHQDPGATSAALLLTALADTAREASSS from the coding sequence ATGAACGCCGCCCCCGAACAGCCCGAACTGCCGGCCGACATAGACGCGGACCTGCTGCGCCGATGGCTCGACACGGCGACGTCCGTGATCGAGCGGGAGGCCGCCCGCCTCACCGAGCTCGACTCACCGATCGGCGACGCCGACCACGGCAGCAACATGCGCCGCGGCTTCCTCGCCGCGCGCACGGCGATCGGGCAGGAACCGCCGGACACGCCCGGCGGGGTGCTGGTCGCGGTGGGCCGCCAGCTCATCAGCACCGTCGGCGGCGCCTCCGGGCCGCTGTACGGCACCCTGCTGCGGCGGACCGGCAAGGCGCTCGGCGACGCGCCCGCGGTGACCGCGGCGCAGTTGCGCGACGGCTTGAAGGCGGGGGTGGAGGGCCTGTGCCAGCTCGGCGGCGCGGTGCCGGAGGACAAGACGATGGTGGACGCGCTGGTGCCCGCGCTCGACGCGTTCACCGCGGCGCTCGACGCGGGCGACGGCACCGCGGTGGCGCTGACGGCCGCGGCGCGGGCCGCGGAGGAGGGCGCCGTGGCGACCACTCCGCTGCGCGCCCGCAAGGGCCGGGCGAGTTACCTGGGCGACCGCAGCATCGGCCACCAGGACCCGGGCGCGACCTCGGCGGCCCTCCTGCTCACCGCGCTCGCCGACACCGCCAGGGAGGCGTCCTCCTCATGA
- a CDS encoding PTS-dependent dihydroxyacetone kinase phosphotransferase subunit DhaM — protein MTATTGSNGSTGSSTEGSAPALVGIVLVSHSAAAANAVADLAASLSGGAGEVPLAPAGGGPDGGLGTSSDLIASAARTVDRGAGVAVLADLGSAVLTVKALLADDELPSGARLVDAPFLEGAVAAVVTASTGADIDAVAAAAAEAYTYRKA, from the coding sequence ATGACCGCGACCACCGGCAGCAACGGCAGCACCGGCAGCAGCACCGAAGGCTCCGCACCCGCGCTGGTCGGGATCGTGCTGGTCTCGCACAGCGCGGCGGCCGCGAACGCGGTCGCCGATCTGGCGGCCTCGCTCAGCGGCGGCGCCGGCGAGGTTCCCCTCGCCCCGGCCGGCGGCGGGCCCGACGGCGGACTCGGCACCAGCTCCGACCTGATCGCCTCGGCGGCACGCACCGTGGACCGGGGCGCGGGCGTGGCGGTGCTCGCCGACCTCGGCAGCGCGGTGCTCACGGTGAAGGCGCTGCTGGCCGACGACGAACTCCCCTCCGGCGCACGGCTGGTGGACGCCCCCTTCCTCGAAGGGGCGGTCGCCGCCGTCGTCACCGCGTCCACGGGCGCGGACATCGACGCGGTGGCGGCGGCAGCGGCGGAGGCGTACACCTACCGCAAGGCGTAG
- a CDS encoding NUDIX hydrolase, with the protein MATPQFILDIRGRAGDVLLLLPGVVMVVFDDRGRVLLNRRTDTGRWALISGIPDPGEQPAESAVREIQEETGVSAVVDRVLSVFTTEPVTYGNGDRAQYIETVLRCRAVGGEARVNDDESLDVRWFALDELPPLGPLARDRIDSALSDRPTWFAPAPAPDAALAAEGAGQRLP; encoded by the coding sequence ATGGCGACTCCCCAATTCATCCTGGACATCCGCGGCAGGGCGGGGGACGTCCTCCTCCTGCTGCCCGGCGTGGTCATGGTGGTCTTCGACGACCGCGGCAGGGTCCTGCTCAACCGCCGCACGGACACCGGACGCTGGGCGCTCATCAGCGGCATCCCCGACCCCGGCGAGCAGCCGGCCGAGAGCGCGGTGCGGGAGATCCAGGAGGAGACGGGCGTCTCCGCGGTGGTCGACCGGGTGCTCAGCGTCTTCACCACCGAACCGGTGACCTACGGCAACGGCGACCGGGCGCAGTACATCGAGACGGTGCTGCGCTGCCGGGCGGTCGGCGGCGAGGCGCGGGTCAACGACGACGAGTCGCTGGACGTGCGCTGGTTCGCGCTCGACGAGCTGCCGCCGCTCGGGCCGCTCGCCCGCGACCGCATCGACTCGGCGCTGAGCGACCGGCCGACCTGGTTCGCGCCCGCGCCCGCGCCGGACGCCGCCCTCGCGGCGGAGGGTGCCGGGCAGCGGCTTCCGTAG
- a CDS encoding glycosyltransferase, which translates to MTGVAGVSLVAWLWLLAGQGGFWRTDVRLPRGGAGSVREWPDVAVVVPARDEAEVIGRSLASLLAQEYPGRAEVFLVDDGSTDGTGDLARELGERPGALPLTVTSPGEPPRGWTGKLWAVRHGMALARERTGAEFFLLTDADIAHREGSLRALVEAAVGNDLDMVSQMARLRVETGWERLIVPAFVYFFAQLYPFRWINRPGGRTAAAAGGCVLLRASAAKAADVPDAIRQSVIDDVALARAVKRSGGRIWLGLAERVDSVRPYPDLAELWRMVARSAYAQLRHNPLVLAGTVLGLALIYLVPPVAAVGGAVAGAWPLCVLGAAAWAVMAGTYLPMLRYYGQPWALAPLLPYTAALYLLMTVDSAVEHYRGRGAAWKGRTYAKPDATA; encoded by the coding sequence ATGACTGGGGTCGCAGGGGTGTCGTTGGTGGCGTGGCTGTGGTTGCTGGCGGGGCAGGGGGGGTTCTGGCGTACCGACGTGCGGCTGCCGCGCGGCGGCGCCGGGTCCGTGCGGGAGTGGCCGGACGTCGCGGTGGTGGTGCCCGCGCGGGACGAGGCCGAGGTGATCGGGCGGAGTCTGGCCTCGCTGCTGGCGCAGGAGTACCCGGGCCGCGCGGAGGTCTTCCTGGTGGACGACGGCAGCACCGACGGCACGGGCGACCTGGCGCGGGAGCTGGGCGAGCGGCCCGGCGCGCTGCCGCTGACCGTGACCTCCCCGGGCGAGCCGCCCCGGGGGTGGACGGGCAAACTGTGGGCGGTCCGGCACGGCATGGCACTGGCCCGCGAGCGCACCGGCGCGGAGTTCTTCCTGCTCACCGACGCGGACATCGCGCACCGCGAGGGCAGCCTGCGGGCCCTGGTGGAGGCCGCCGTCGGCAACGACCTGGACATGGTCTCCCAGATGGCCCGGCTGCGGGTGGAGACCGGCTGGGAGCGGTTGATCGTTCCGGCGTTCGTGTACTTCTTCGCGCAGCTTTACCCCTTCCGCTGGATCAACCGCCCCGGGGGCCGCACCGCGGCGGCGGCCGGCGGGTGCGTGCTGCTGCGCGCGTCCGCCGCGAAGGCCGCCGACGTGCCGGACGCGATCCGGCAGTCGGTGATCGACGACGTGGCGCTGGCGCGCGCGGTGAAGCGCTCGGGCGGCCGGATCTGGCTGGGCCTGGCCGAGCGGGTCGACAGCGTGCGCCCGTATCCCGATCTGGCCGAGCTGTGGCGGATGGTGGCGCGCAGCGCCTACGCACAGTTGCGGCACAACCCGCTGGTGCTGGCCGGCACCGTGCTGGGGCTGGCGCTGATCTACCTGGTGCCGCCGGTCGCGGCGGTCGGCGGCGCGGTCGCGGGAGCGTGGCCGCTGTGCGTGCTGGGCGCGGCGGCGTGGGCGGTGATGGCGGGGACGTACCTGCCGATGCTGCGGTACTACGGCCAGCCGTGGGCCCTCGCCCCGCTGCTGCCGTACACCGCGGCGCTCTACCTGTTGATGACGGTCGACTCGGCGGTGGAGCACTACCGCGGCCGGGGCGCGGCGTGGAAGGGCCGCACCTACGCCAAGCCCGACGCGACCGCGTGA
- a CDS encoding O-antigen ligase family protein, whose translation MDTTAGGAPGAARGVRAGAKARPRRAADTGGAGTTGDHGGDRADEGGPEGDLNGGARIGAAGVAGGGTTDLAPASSRTDTGGDGGPRTPVISGPSSGVGSASGVGVASGSTPGSASAARVTAVASGAGAGAGTLSASVPGAGSAAVPGYTPRSGATQGTAAGSGARGRPLPPLRVPRSPTAGGVDAAGMVVLACCAVWVVVCAGGREARPEGTLLALLAVTAGYAAGRVLGAMLPKLTLVAGAVTVLALALGPAHRLSGASAPPLGYPNADAALLVLAAGAACCAAWGVTEPVRGVPAVVWRVLLRLLALTAAVAALVLGSSAAFAAGVTVVLCSLAAARMRHHRLVGLAGLALAAALAVGGSCAVAVGALPGGLSESLTGQLTQPRVALWHEAVDLAGRHPLRGVGPGRFAEESTPLPSDTPTAETPQSAPFQLAAEQGVPGVALLGGAYLWTLCALWRSPRSTPAVLTAAAALTGLGLLAAVDHVLSYAPVTAAAGLLAGVATSRPLPAQAPAPDREAPERGASGRAASEREASER comes from the coding sequence ATGGACACGACGGCCGGCGGCGCGCCCGGAGCGGCGCGCGGGGTCCGCGCGGGGGCAAAGGCGCGTCCGCGCCGGGCCGCGGATACGGGCGGCGCGGGCACCACCGGCGACCACGGCGGCGACCGGGCGGACGAGGGCGGACCGGAGGGCGATCTGAACGGCGGGGCGCGGATCGGCGCGGCAGGGGTCGCGGGCGGGGGCACGACCGACCTCGCGCCCGCGTCGTCACGTACGGACACCGGCGGGGACGGCGGCCCCCGCACGCCCGTGATCTCCGGGCCCTCCTCCGGGGTCGGGTCCGCGTCCGGAGTCGGGGTCGCGTCCGGCAGCACGCCCGGGTCCGCGTCCGCAGCCAGGGTCACTGCCGTCGCCTCCGGGGCCGGGGCTGGGGCCGGGACCCTCTCCGCGTCGGTGCCCGGGGCCGGGTCCGCGGCCGTGCCCGGGTACACGCCCCGCTCCGGGGCCACGCAGGGCACCGCGGCCGGGTCCGGCGCCCGCGGGCGGCCGCTCCCGCCGCTCCGGGTGCCGCGGAGCCCGACCGCCGGCGGGGTGGACGCGGCGGGGATGGTCGTGCTGGCCTGCTGCGCGGTGTGGGTGGTGGTCTGCGCCGGCGGCCGCGAGGCCAGGCCCGAGGGCACGCTGCTGGCGCTGCTCGCGGTCACCGCCGGATACGCGGCGGGCCGGGTGCTGGGCGCGATGCTGCCGAAGCTGACCCTCGTCGCGGGCGCGGTGACGGTCCTCGCGCTGGCGCTGGGCCCGGCGCACCGGCTGTCGGGCGCGAGCGCTCCGCCGCTGGGCTACCCCAACGCCGACGCCGCGCTGCTCGTGCTGGCCGCCGGGGCGGCGTGCTGCGCCGCCTGGGGCGTCACGGAGCCGGTCCGGGGGGTGCCCGCGGTGGTGTGGCGGGTGCTGCTGCGGCTGCTGGCGCTGACGGCCGCGGTCGCGGCGCTGGTGCTCGGGTCGTCCGCGGCCTTCGCGGCGGGGGTGACGGTCGTACTGTGCTCGCTGGCGGCGGCCAGGATGCGGCACCACCGGCTGGTCGGCCTGGCCGGGCTCGCGCTGGCCGCGGCGCTGGCGGTCGGCGGGAGCTGCGCGGTCGCCGTGGGCGCGCTGCCCGGCGGACTGTCGGAGTCGCTGACCGGGCAGCTCACCCAGCCGCGCGTGGCGCTGTGGCACGAGGCGGTGGACCTGGCCGGGCGGCACCCGTTGCGCGGGGTCGGACCGGGGCGCTTCGCCGAGGAGAGCACGCCGCTGCCCTCGGACACCCCCACCGCGGAGACTCCGCAGTCCGCGCCGTTCCAACTGGCCGCGGAGCAGGGGGTGCCCGGCGTGGCGCTGCTCGGGGGCGCCTACCTGTGGACGCTGTGCGCGCTGTGGCGCTCCCCGCGGTCGACGCCGGCGGTGCTGACCGCCGCGGCGGCGCTCACCGGCCTGGGGCTGCTCGCGGCCGTGGACCACGTCCTCAGCTACGCCCCGGTGACGGCCGCGGCCGGGCTGCTGGCCGGCGTGGCGACCTCGCGGCCGCTCCCGGCGCAGGCACCGGCTCCCGACCGAGAGGCTCCGGAGCGAGGGGCTTCCGGCCGAGCGGCCTCCGAGCGGGAAGCCTCCGAGCGGTAG
- a CDS encoding sensor histidine kinase, producing the protein MRAVTAWLTAENHLLQLFSTATGIAVCAVLVHPRGASGTGLAVLCLLVLNSLLLCTRLIPEGTLSPRSQTAVLGAGSVAAAALMSMDRSGSASLFAFFVAGHAGYRLGQRAAVILAAATSLLCATVLLFPVGSGYGHVSWYLGALTGVSVLVGISNRSHADALRSARDAARQAELASRSEARAEALAERARIARDVHDVLAHSLAGVNMQLEVTDALLESGAVDEARQAAQRAQSLVRAGLTEVQRTVRDLREDALPLLDTLRAMLGSIPGTGTLSVDGSPRELPVRPAQVIVRCAQEGLTNAHKYAPGAPVRLHLAYGPDETAFEVVNSAPPAGSRPLAGAGGGMGLVGMRERVELVGGTVTAGPVVDGDDAGGWRVRVVIPV; encoded by the coding sequence ATGCGAGCCGTGACCGCCTGGCTCACGGCGGAGAACCACCTCCTCCAGCTCTTCAGCACCGCCACCGGGATCGCGGTCTGCGCGGTGCTGGTCCACCCTCGCGGGGCCTCCGGCACCGGCCTCGCGGTGCTGTGCCTGCTCGTCCTGAACTCGCTGCTGTTGTGCACCCGGCTGATCCCCGAGGGGACGCTGTCCCCCCGGTCGCAGACCGCCGTGCTGGGTGCGGGATCGGTCGCGGCGGCCGCGCTGATGAGCATGGACCGCTCCGGTTCCGCGTCGCTCTTCGCGTTCTTCGTCGCCGGCCACGCCGGGTACCGCCTCGGACAACGCGCCGCGGTGATCCTCGCGGCGGCCACCAGCCTCCTGTGCGCGACCGTGCTGCTCTTCCCGGTCGGCAGCGGCTACGGCCACGTCTCCTGGTACCTGGGCGCGTTGACCGGGGTCAGCGTGCTGGTCGGCATCTCCAACCGCTCGCACGCCGACGCGCTGCGCTCGGCGCGGGACGCCGCGCGGCAGGCCGAGTTGGCCTCGCGCTCCGAGGCACGCGCCGAGGCCCTGGCCGAGCGCGCCCGGATCGCCCGGGACGTGCACGACGTGCTCGCCCACTCGCTGGCCGGGGTGAACATGCAACTGGAGGTCACCGACGCGCTGCTGGAGTCCGGTGCGGTGGACGAAGCCCGGCAGGCCGCGCAGCGCGCGCAGAGCCTGGTGCGCGCCGGCCTGACCGAGGTCCAGCGCACCGTCCGCGACCTGCGCGAGGACGCCCTGCCGCTGCTCGACACGCTGCGCGCCATGCTCGGCTCGATCCCCGGCACCGGTACGCTGAGCGTCGACGGATCGCCGCGCGAACTGCCGGTCCGGCCCGCCCAGGTGATCGTGCGCTGCGCCCAGGAGGGGCTGACCAACGCGCACAAGTACGCACCCGGCGCACCGGTCCGGCTGCATCTGGCGTACGGCCCGGACGAGACCGCCTTCGAGGTGGTGAACTCCGCGCCGCCGGCGGGTTCCCGGCCGCTGGCCGGTGCCGGCGGCGGCATGGGACTCGTCGGGATGCGCGAGCGCGTCGAACTGGTGGGGGGCACGGTGACGGCCGGTCCGGTGGTGGACGGCGACGACGCGGGAGGATGGCGGGTGCGCGTGGTGATACCGGTATGA